In a genomic window of Peptoclostridium acidaminophilum DSM 3953:
- a CDS encoding V-type ATP synthase subunit D, which produces MPGKRVNPTRMELNRLKKKLAAAIRGHRLLKDKRDELMQQFMELVRENKKLREKVDEAISSANSHLAFASASMPREAADVAVMVSMQEVALDLKANNVMGVSIPVFDIQERTPDKSSIYPYGFAFTSADLDCGIKLLQDNLADMLRLAQVEKSCQLLAAEIEKTRRRVNALEYFMIPEMQSNIRLITMKLDENERSNQVRLMKVKEMILEDTHRYSEKLK; this is translated from the coding sequence ATGCCGGGAAAACGTGTCAACCCGACGCGCATGGAACTTAACAGGCTCAAGAAAAAACTGGCGGCTGCAATTCGAGGCCACCGCCTGCTGAAGGACAAGAGGGATGAACTCATGCAGCAGTTCATGGAGCTTGTCCGAGAAAACAAGAAACTGCGCGAAAAGGTGGATGAGGCAATTTCATCGGCGAACAGCCATCTTGCATTCGCCAGCGCTTCAATGCCGCGTGAGGCTGCAGACGTAGCTGTTATGGTGTCGATGCAGGAAGTCGCTCTTGATTTAAAAGCAAATAATGTAATGGGTGTTAGCATTCCTGTTTTTGACATTCAAGAAAGAACGCCGGATAAAAGTAGCATCTATCCATACGGATTTGCATTTACCTCCGCTGATCTTGACTGTGGCATTAAGTTGCTCCAGGACAACCTTGCCGACATGCTCCGCCTGGCACAGGTTGAAAAATCATGTCAGTTGCTTGCGGCAGAAATAGAAAAGACAAGGCGAAGAGTCAATGCTCTGGAATATTTCATGATTCCGGAAATGCAAAGCAACATTAGGCTAATAACAATGAAGCTAGATGAGAATGAGCGGAGCAATCAGGTGAGGCTTATGAAGGTTAAGGAAATGATACTGGAGGATACACATCGCTACAGCGAAAAACTGAAATAG